GAGTGATTGGGATCGCGCACGGTAGAGTGGGAGGTATATTTTATGTAAGTAAACCAAGGTAGATGGTATAGTTATGGAGAATCAAAGCAATCACGCTGGCATGCAATTTTTGTCAGAGCAATCGGCGTATCGCTTGATAAGAAAATTGGCGGCAGAATAGGATGCACCGCCTTCTGAATCCGAATTTCCCCTCCTAGGGATATGCTGCGGCCGAGGAATCATAGCCAAGATAACTTACGGATAAATCACTGCAAGGAACTATATCGTGAGCAATTACCTCACTCGAACAAAAAACAAACGTACAGAATATTCAAtgaaaaaggaaacaaaAATCAAAAAATTGGCGCTGCCCGGAATCGAACCGGGGCTGGCGCGGCCACAACGCGACGTCATACCACTAGACCACAGCACCTTTTCTTGTGGAAACAATCTGCGCCATTTGTCATTATAAGCAAAGCCTTTTTACTCCGAGCTACACGCACGTGCGGAAGCATTCCATATCACAACACATCATGAATGCATTCTTCATACAGTTAACCTCTAGGTGTCGACTTATTTCCTATCACATTCAATGGACTTATAATTGTTCCACCAATTCCCATGCCATCTGGTTGCCAACTCGCCACTTTCAATCGCGAATGGCAAATCAGATATCTGATAAGCAACGCACGTGATCTCACGTGCGCTATCAGCGGAGATCGGGCTTGATAATTTTTCTCTTCCGCTTCCTGTTGTCTCGCCGTCGCCATCCcatctttccttttcttcctatTTTTCTTTGCCATTAACGTTGGTGCAGGGAAAGGCTGCAGGACGGCTAGTTATTTGATTTTTCTCATCTTTTGACCACGCTGAGAGCCATTGTTCGGATGGTCACATTTCATATTAGTATTGGGCTTCTGCACCCATTGCATCTCTAATAATCTTCTCGCATACCGTCAACTTCTCTTTTTATCCTTGTATTTGGTAATAATTTACGATTCTTTACGCCCATTATCTGATTCGATTCCATACCATGCTGTCACGAGTCGTTCGCCAGAAAAATGCCTTGTCCCACCTCCGACACTCGACTGGCCGCCGGGCGTTGCCATCTCTGGCCCCATTGCGGCTTCACTCGCAGTCAAACCGACCCCTTCCTTCAGAGCGTTCTCGCCGGACTTCCCTTCAGTTGAACCGGAACCTTGCCACCACTACGGACCAGACCGCAATAGACAATGGATCGTCCTATGTCCCCCTCGACGACTCATATGCCGGAAACGACGAGAAATCGTCACAATGGGAACATCTATTCTCGCCACGAGCACAGGGCTTCGATGACTCCTCATTAATTATCATTGACGATCTTGTGACCACAAAACCTAAGTCTCTTCGGAAGGTCAAGGGTAtcggtggtgatgaggatgagatgaTGGCGAACCTGGACATGTCTTTGAAAGTCGGACGGTTTGATCGAGCCGCCACATTGATCAGTCGAATGGGCAACAACTATCCAGTTGGGTCACCGGAATTCCTCGCCCTTCACAACCGTTATCTCGAGGAAATGGTTACCAGTATGATCGTGACAAGGCAGCATAACATGGTTTTACCCATGCAGAGGTGGTTCGAGTTAGATATGCCCAACGGAAAAGTTCAACCCGATGCCAAGACCTACGCTATCATGATACGCATGGCGCTGCGTATGCTGCACGGCTCGAAGCGCGATAGATCTGTGCGCAGATATTGGGAATTTGCCAAGAGGGATGGTGTTGAGGACCAGGTTTTGGCTGTGCCCATTCTTTCGGAATTGGAGCTTGGTGAGCTTTCAGAGGTGAGTATTCTTGTGTGTGGACTTTTCCTTTAGATCGAACGAGTGCTGATAGGTTTTCGAAACTAGATATGCTCATCCGACCTCCAACGCATGGCAATCGATAGCATGGATCAATCACAGAAGGATTTGGATGCGGAAATTGAAGAGATCGCCGAGGTCATGCCCGTTGCCCAGAAAGGCCTTGGTCTCGCTTCACTGAAACAATCGCTCTCATCGTTTGCAAAGAACCCCGATACCCCTCTCGCAGAAGGAGAAGCGGAGGAGGACGTGGAGGCACTCAAACAAATCAGACAGCGGCAGATTGAAGCGGATTCCATCCAGTCTGCTCTGGAACGCTGGCGCCGCGAGTTCAGTGAAAGGCAAAAGGCAGGTATCGATATCACCGGTGGTGGGACACGATTGGGCTCTGTCATGAACCAATGGCACACAGATCTCGTATCCAGACTCAAGGAAGAAATAAGCCTTATCGACGAGGCGGAGAATAACCCTATCCGTACCCGTGCTCAGAAAGAACGAGCCGAGTATGGTGTTTTTCTGCGGAGTTTGGATCCCGATCGCCTAGCCGCCCTCACCATCCTGGCCGTGATCTCCGTTTTCAGTCGAGTAGGCATGGATAGAGGCATCAAACTCTCGGCAATTGTTTCGACCATTGGGAAAGACCTTCAGGATGAGCTAATTGCGGAAACTGCGCTAAAGAAGAACTTAGGGGCAGACGCCAGACGTATCAAGGCGCTGAAGCAGATCCTCTCCGACCGTAAACGAAAGGATGGTCGGGGAAGGTGGCAGTATCTAGTCCAGAGCCTCCTACAAGAGGACTCTACTCTCGTTTGGCCCCCAAGGGTCACGGTGAAGGTCGGAGCTGTCTTGATGAGTTTGTTTTTCGAAGTTGGAAAGGCACCTGTTACGGTGGAGGACCCAGAGACCAAGAAGCAAGTGGTTACTTTGCAACCGGCTTTCCAACATGTGTATCAGATCACCTGGGGCAAACGTTCCGGATTGATCCATCTCCACCCTGAGATTGTGAAGCTCGTCGCTAAAGAACCAGCTGCCGACCTTTTGGGCCGAACTTTGCCCATGGTGTGCAAACCCAAGCCCTGGCAGAGCGCGACTGATGGTGGATACTATGTGTATCGGAGCAATCTGGTGCGCTCAACTCCGGGTGAAAAGTTGCAACCGGCGTATATCAAGGCTGCCATCGAAACCCACGGTATCCCGGAAGTCCGCGAGGGCTTAGATACTCTTGGAAGCACAGGATGGGCTATTAACCGGGACGTTTTCAACGTTATGCTTGAGGCGTGGAACTCTGGGAAAGCCGTCGCTAACATTGCTCCGTTGGAACCCGAATTTGGCATTCCGCCGAAGCCAGCTCCTGAAGATGGCTACCAAGCTGAGAAGGAATGGAATAACATCATGCGTGAAATCGAGAACAAAAGATCTGGTTTCCATTCGATGCGATGCTTCCAGAACTTCCAAATGGAAGTTGCCCGTTCCTACTTGAACGAAACATTCTATCTTCCCCATAACATGGATTTCCGCGGACGTGCttacccccttcctcccTATCTCAACCAGATGGGTGCCGACAACTGCAGAGGACTTCTTCTTTTCGCCGATGGTAAGCCACTCGGGGAGGCTGGTCTGAGGTGGCTGAAAATTCAACTTGCAAACTTGTATGGATTTGACAAGGCTAGTCTTTCGGAACGCGAAAAGTTCGCCATGGATAACCTCGACAACATTTTTGATTCCGCAGACAACGGTTTGCATGGAAAGCGCTGGTGGCTTGAGGCAGAAGACCCGTGGCAATGTCTAGCGGCCTGCTGTGAACTGCGAAATGCTCTTCGTTCCCCGGACCCCACTCAGTATCTTTCCCGCCTTCCGATCCACCAGGATGGTTCTTGTAATGGACTGCAGCACTATGCAGCGCTTGGTGGCGACAGCGTTGGCGCCCGACAAGTCAACCTGGAACCTTCTGACCGTCCGTCTGATGTTTACACTGGTGTCGCTGAATATGTCAAGCAAGCAGTCGCTCGCGAAGCAGCAGAGGGTGAACCAATTGCGAAGATGCTGGATGGAAGAATCACCAGAAAGGTTGTCAAGCAAACGGTCATGACCAACGTGTATGGTGTGACTTTCATGGGAGCCATGATGCAGGTCCGCAAGCAGCTTGTTGACCACTACCCCGACCTTAACCACTTGCAGAAGCGACAGGGTGCGCTTTATATCGCCCGGAAGATCTTTGAAGCCTTGGGAGCTATGTTTCAAGGTGCCCACGAGATTCAATACTGGCTTGGTGACTGTGCAACCCGTATCACGCAGTCCTTGTCCCCCGAACAGATTGATGACATTGCGAAGATCGCCTTGTCACCAGGGGAGGTTCCCGAAGAAGTGAAACCTAAATCGAAAGATCCCACAGAGAGGTTCCGATCGACTGTTATCTGGACGACGCCTCTGGGACTGCCTGTCGTCCAACCATACCGAGTGCGCAAGTCGCGCCGTGTCGAAACCAGCCTGCAGGACGTCAGCATCGTCGACAGCAACTCAGAAGATGTCGTGTCCAAGCGGAAGCAGCTCCAGGCGTTTCCACCCAACTTCATCCACTCGCTTGATGCCACCCACATGATGCTCTCTGCCAACGCCTGCCGTCGGGCCGGACTGACCTTCTCGGCCGTGCACGATTCGTTCTGGACCCACGCGTCCGATGTCGACTCGATGAACACGATCCTCCGTGATACCTTCGTGCGCATGCATTCCGACGACGTTATCGCCAGACTCCACGCCGAGTTCAACGTGCGGTACAGCAACAATATCTTCATGGCCCGCGTGGACGCTGCCAGCAAGATCGGAAAGGCCATCAAGATGCTGCggaagagcaagagaaaCTCCAAGGTCACGGAGCTGCTAGACGAGCACAAGAGACAGAAGCTGCTCAAGTCGGACGATCCAGAGCAGCAAGCCCGCGGCCGCGAAATGGTCACTCCCGCCAGCCTGTTCGACGAAATGGGCTGCGGCCACGACGACTTGAGAATCCTGAGCTCGCTGGGTGAAAACGCCGTCGGCCACGTCCCTGAAGACATCGAAGCCGCGGAGCGCAAAATGTCCAACCAAGTGGATACCCAGGATCCGGCCATTGCCACGCTCTTCCAGGACATCGACCCGACAATGAGCAACGGTGAGAAGAACCCCGACGACGCGGAGGGCAAGGAAGCCGAAGCCCCCCCGGAGACCGACGCTTCGTACTTCGGCGAGGCGGCGGAAGATGTTCTCAAAGAGGAAGTCAAGGAGCagccgaagaggaagacgaagccTCCGACCGTGTGGCTCTGGCTTCCGGTACGGTTCCGCGATGTTCCTCGCAAGGGATCGTGGGATATTACTCGCATTCGGGACAGCGAGTATTTCTTCTCTTAAAAGTATTTTTTGTTTGCAGCATTGGCACGGCGTTGGATGGTTTGCACAAAGAAAGCCACTGAACAAAAGCACGGGcgctctttctttttctcgctTTGTATATCTATACCCTGTTGATCTATAACCCACCCCCCTCCGTGTTTTCGGATTCATACATCTGGATGGATATTTGTCTTCTGTGTATATTATTTGATGTCATTTGGAAAGGTGGAGAGATGATATTTGGATGAATGGGTCATGGCATGTACGAATAGACGTTGGAATTGGATATGTTTCAATTACTCCGTGTGGAACTAGTAGACAGTAGGAACCTTTTTCTGGAAAGAATTTAGATTCAGAGATCCAGTGCAACCTGTGATGATGCTGGGCTATGCAAACTTTTCAGGTAAAAATATATACTAATAAGTATCCCTCGACCAACAGAAAAGAATACTCGATGGTAAAGAACAAAAATGGACAGCCAAAAAACCAGTCTAACGCCTCATCCTTTTCTATTCCCACCCTTTGCCTTGCTACGAGTTAGCCTGGTGGACTGGggctcttcatcttcttccgCTGGCCCCCCTTCAGATGCTTCTGGACTAGGGTCACTCGCAGGGACCATAACCGCCCCCTCAGCAGCGTCTCCAGCAAACGAATGGCTGTCCGCATCGGGCCTAGACACGGGTTCCCATGTAGACTCTCCAGCGCTAGATTGGGAGTTGCGGATGTTCGCGAGAACCTTTGTTGCCTCGCTCTCCTCGCCGTTCCATGCTCCGCAGCCTCCGCACCGCCAGCGACCGATTTCTTCCAGGGTCCGGACCCCAGGTGGTGCCTGGCCATTGACCAGTCGACATGCACGGCAGATCAATGCGACCCGGTTCTTGGGTTGTGTTTCGTCTTCTCCTAAGAGGACATCCAAGAGACGGTCGTACCAGTGGGATTGTTCGATATATTGGGAGGATCTCGGGAAGGCATTCGGGGCAAATCCAGGCTCATTGACAGGTTGTTGTGGTAGcggaggttgaggaggggTTTGAGGAAGGGATCGAGGCTGGGTTTGTGTTCCGTACGGAGGCGGCGGGGACGGGTTGGAAGGCGATGGCGCTGAAGGAGTTACAGGTCGTCGTCGAATGTTAGCTGTGGGCGGCGGAGCCAGTCCTGTGCGTGCTACCGGTTGTTGTTGCGGCGTTGACGGTTTACGCAGGGTTTCCAACATGTTGGGCTTTTCATCGTCGCTCTTTGATGGTGACGGTTTAGGGGACTCCCCGCCATACTTCTCAAGCAATTGTTGGGTCGAATTGTATTTGGTAGCCGCTTTGAGTTTCTCGATGGTAGTGTCTCGTTGTTTATTCAGATCGTCTAAGTGTTGTTGCGTCTTGGAAATGCGGTAATCGAAGAATCGGCTGGCCAATGTCCTAACGACGTAGATCCTGCACAAGTCAGAGCTGGGATCCACAAAAACGTTATGTTTTGCATCAATGGGTTCCGTACAGAACTGGCCCACCAGAAACAGCAGAGTATTCGACAATTCCCCAATTCTGCCAGCCAAGGACGAGAGCTAAGATGATCGAGTAAAGGAGGTACGCGAAGGTGGTGTATAGCGTCCAGAGAGCTTTGAAACGGCGGGCATTCTGACGGTGGGTGTCTAAACGCGCGGTTGAATCGTTGATCTTGGTCGAAAGAGCGGCGAGCGTCTTCTCGAAGTGCGCTGGGGAGTTGTCCTCGCCCTGGTTGGAGACATGTGAGATTTTCCACCCGTACACCACAAAGTAAAGGGATAGACAAACGTACCTTCCAAGGCCAGAGAGAGACCATGGCCTAGTTGAGCATTAGACAGAGATGCTTAACGCAAAAGCATATCTTAAACAGAGAGGAAAAAGTGAAGTGTCAAGTGTTAGTGTTAGGCATGTCAGGCAGCTGGATGTGTTGTCGCAAAACGTCACGGAAGGGACAGCGCAACACGTGCCGCCTTCCTCTTTGGGAATAGCTCTGCATCTCATCTCGCGACGTCTATTTTGGTGTTATTCCCAACTATCGAGAGAAATTACTGGCAACCTGCGTGTGCTCGATTCTGTACACGTTCTAATTAACGGGTCTACGAAGTATGAACCCCTGGATTTGAATGCAGCG
This sequence is a window from Aspergillus chevalieri M1 DNA, chromosome 5, nearly complete sequence. Protein-coding genes within it:
- a CDS encoding uncharacterized protein (COG:S;~EggNog:ENOG410PK1Q;~InterPro:IPR019273,IPR040115;~PFAM:PF10058;~TransMembrane:2 (i49-69o75-95i);~go_process: GO:0071786 - endoplasmic reticulum tubular network organization [Evidence IEA]); its protein translation is MVSLWPWKGEDNSPAHFEKTLAALSTKINDSTARLDTHRQNARRFKALWTLYTTFAYLLYSIILALVLGWQNWGIVEYSAVSGGPVLIYVVRTLASRFFDYRISKTQQHLDDLNKQRDTTIEKLKAATKYNSTQQLLEKYGGESPKPSPSKSDDEKPNMLETLRKPSTPQQQPVARTGLAPPPTANIRRRPVTPSAPSPSNPSPPPPYGTQTQPRSLPQTPPQPPLPQQPVNEPGFAPNAFPRSSQYIEQSHWYDRLLDVLLGEDETQPKNRVALICRACRLVNGQAPPGVRTLEEIGRWRCGGCGAWNGEESEATKVLANIRNSQSSAGESTWEPVSRPDADSHSFAGDAAEGAVMVPASDPSPEASEGGPAEEDEEPQSTRLTRSKAKGGNRKG
- the RPO41 gene encoding DNA-directed RNA polymerase (COG:K;~EggNog:ENOG410PJAJ;~InterPro:IPR002092,IPR037159,IPR029262,IPR043502;~PFAM:PF14700,PF00940;~go_function: GO:0003677 - DNA binding [Evidence IEA];~go_function: GO:0003899 - DNA-directed 5'-3' RNA polymerase activity [Evidence IEA];~go_process: GO:0006351 - transcription, DNA-templated [Evidence IEA]), which translates into the protein MLSRVVRQKNALSHLRHSTGRRALPSLAPLRLHSQSNRPLPSERSRRTSLQLNRNLATTTDQTAIDNGSSYVPLDDSYAGNDEKSSQWEHLFSPRAQGFDDSSLIIIDDLVTTKPKSLRKVKGIGGDEDEMMANLDMSLKVGRFDRAATLISRMGNNYPVGSPEFLALHNRYLEEMVTSMIVTRQHNMVLPMQRWFELDMPNGKVQPDAKTYAIMIRMALRMLHGSKRDRSVRRYWEFAKRDGVEDQVLAVPILSELELGELSEICSSDLQRMAIDSMDQSQKDLDAEIEEIAEVMPVAQKGLGLASLKQSLSSFAKNPDTPLAEGEAEEDVEALKQIRQRQIEADSIQSALERWRREFSERQKAGIDITGGGTRLGSVMNQWHTDLVSRLKEEISLIDEAENNPIRTRAQKERAEYGVFLRSLDPDRLAALTILAVISVFSRVGMDRGIKLSAIVSTIGKDLQDELIAETALKKNLGADARRIKALKQILSDRKRKDGRGRWQYLVQSLLQEDSTLVWPPRVTVKVGAVLMSLFFEVGKAPVTVEDPETKKQVVTLQPAFQHVYQITWGKRSGLIHLHPEIVKLVAKEPAADLLGRTLPMVCKPKPWQSATDGGYYVYRSNLVRSTPGEKLQPAYIKAAIETHGIPEVREGLDTLGSTGWAINRDVFNVMLEAWNSGKAVANIAPLEPEFGIPPKPAPEDGYQAEKEWNNIMREIENKRSGFHSMRCFQNFQMEVARSYLNETFYLPHNMDFRGRAYPLPPYLNQMGADNCRGLLLFADGKPLGEAGLRWLKIQLANLYGFDKASLSEREKFAMDNLDNIFDSADNGLHGKRWWLEAEDPWQCLAACCELRNALRSPDPTQYLSRLPIHQDGSCNGLQHYAALGGDSVGARQVNLEPSDRPSDVYTGVAEYVKQAVAREAAEGEPIAKMLDGRITRKVVKQTVMTNVYGVTFMGAMMQVRKQLVDHYPDLNHLQKRQGALYIARKIFEALGAMFQGAHEIQYWLGDCATRITQSLSPEQIDDIAKIALSPGEVPEEVKPKSKDPTERFRSTVIWTTPLGLPVVQPYRVRKSRRVETSLQDVSIVDSNSEDVVSKRKQLQAFPPNFIHSLDATHMMLSANACRRAGLTFSAVHDSFWTHASDVDSMNTILRDTFVRMHSDDVIARLHAEFNVRYSNNIFMARVDAASKIGKAIKMLRKSKRNSKVTELLDEHKRQKLLKSDDPEQQARGREMVTPASLFDEMGCGHDDLRILSSLGENAVGHVPEDIEAAERKMSNQVDTQDPAIATLFQDIDPTMSNGEKNPDDAEGKEAEAPPETDASYFGEAAEDVLKEEVKEQPKRKTKPPTVWLWLPVRFRDVPRKGSWDITRIRDSEYFFS